One Osmerus mordax isolate fOsmMor3 chromosome 16, fOsmMor3.pri, whole genome shotgun sequence genomic window carries:
- the LOC136959587 gene encoding zinc finger and BTB domain-containing protein 14-like — protein MSELLKYIDYDHKNTFLKMLNQQRMEGDHCDVIVVVENIEFRAHRCVLAACSLYFKKLFKKQSDEDNSIVELDFIRSDIFEEVLNYMYTARLAVRKKDINMMMSSGQILGINFLDNLCSQKRELTSMKTRENQDPGASVDDRGVNRVQDAILKELAMEEVRKNSFYDQGMEAMGSGLKDMGPHGAQPHNYSTNMVKDPHGHGWTSSSSSSSDMKLEYLLYGHREHGACQSGGKPVPVDNIRNKDKLQSAQRPFACEHCPKAFTTQAHLKEHLKIHTGFKPHRCLVCGKAFIRGPDLKRHERVHSNERPFACQMCEKAFKHKSHLKDHERQHRGERPFNCGSCDKAFIKASDLKRHWNTMHSQRTRQMSPAAAQQGDSSDQRDWKLETGPHS, from the coding sequence ATGTCAGAATTACTGAAATACATTGATTATGACCACAAAAACACCTTCCTGAAGATGCTCAATCAGCAACGAATGGAGGGAGACCACTGTGATGTTATAGTGGTTGTGGAAAACATAGAGTTCCGGGCTCACCGCTGTGTCTTGGCAGCTTGTAGTTTATACTTCAAAAAGCTCTTCAAGAAACAAAGTGATGAGGATAACTCCATCGTAGAGCTGGATTTCATCCGCTCCGACATCTTCGAAGAGGTGCTGAACTACATGTACACTGCCAGGCTGGCTGTCAGGAAGAAGGACATCAACATGATGATGTCCTCAGGACAGATTCTGGGCATCAACTTCCTGGACAACCTCTGCTCCCAGAAACGAGAGCTGACCAGTATGAAGACCAGGGAGAACCAGGACCCGGGGGCCTCTGTGGATGACCGTGGAGTCAACCGTGTCCAGGACGCCATCCTCAAAGAGCTGgccatggaggaggtgaggaagaacaGCTTCTACGACCAAGGTATGGAGGCCATGGGCTCAGGGCTCAAAGACATGGGCCCGCACGGTGCTCAGCCCCACAACTACAGTACCAACATGGTCAAAGACCCCCATGGCCACGGCtggacctcctcctcatcctcctccagcgACATGAAGTTGGAGTACCTGCTGTATGGCCACCGTGAGCACGGGGCCTGCCAGTCTGGTGGCAAGCCTGTTCCCGTGGACAACATACGGAATAAAGACAAGCTCCAGTCTGCCCAGAGGCCCTTTGCCTGCGAGCATTGCCCAAAAGCCTTCACCACCCAGGCCCATCTTAAGGAGCACCTGAAAATCCACACAGGCTTCAAGCCACACCGCTGCCTggtctgtggcaaggctttcATAAGAGGGCCCGATCTCAAGAGGCATGAGAGGGTCCATAGCAACGAGAGGCCCTTCGCCTGTCAGATGTGTGAAAAGGCCTTCAAGCACAAGTCCCACCTGAAGGACCACGAGAGGCAGCACCGAGGCGAGAGGCCCTTCAACTGCGGCTCGTGCGACAAGGCCTTCATCAAAGCGTCCGACCTGAAGCGCCACTGGAACACCATGCACAGCCAGCGCACACGACAGATGTCGCCCGCCGCTGCCCAGCAAGGAGACTCCTCTGACCAGAGGGACTGGAAGCTAGAGACTGGGCCGCATTCCTGA